From one Acidobacteriota bacterium genomic stretch:
- a CDS encoding xylose ABC transporter ATP-binding protein has translation MFLLEMRQITKEFPGVKALDGVTFDLSAGEFHALVGENGAGKSTLMKVLSGVYPFGTYGGDIVVEGSARRFATIREAENAGIAIIFQELSLVKELTVGENIFLGQEPARFGIINWSELYQRAAKLLQDLHLDIDPRTPVGNLGIGQQQLVEIAKALSKDAKILVLDEPTAALTESEVETLFTILRDLKARGVGMIYISHKLDEVFEMADRITVLRDGRTVGTSNAAELTKDKVISLMVGRDVGDIFPISSHEFGETALEVRNLTAYDIDLPSKKLVDDVSFSVRKGEVVGIAGLMGAGRSELLMSVFGAWNGRSSGELMVEGRPASIRTPADAIANGIGFVTEDRKRYGLLLEQTIVDNMTLAGLKRISGAFMTHRSRETKAANGAMESLRVKANSPLTVAGTLSGGNQQKVVLGKWLLTNPKVLFLDEPTRGIDVGAKQEIYAEINRLAQEGLAIVLVSSELPEVLGLADRVLVLHEGKLTGEFTKAEATPEKVMAAATGHH, from the coding sequence ATGTTCTTACTCGAAATGCGGCAGATAACAAAGGAGTTTCCGGGCGTCAAGGCGCTTGACGGCGTTACGTTCGATCTTTCGGCCGGCGAGTTCCACGCGCTCGTCGGCGAAAACGGCGCCGGAAAGTCGACGTTGATGAAGGTTCTTTCGGGCGTTTATCCGTTCGGCACGTACGGCGGCGACATCGTCGTCGAAGGATCCGCACGGCGTTTCGCGACGATCCGCGAAGCCGAGAATGCGGGGATCGCGATCATTTTTCAGGAACTCTCCCTGGTCAAGGAATTGACGGTCGGAGAGAACATTTTTCTTGGCCAGGAACCCGCGCGTTTCGGTATCATCAACTGGTCCGAACTCTATCAAAGAGCCGCAAAGCTCTTGCAAGACCTGCATCTTGATATCGACCCGCGCACGCCGGTCGGAAACCTCGGGATCGGCCAGCAACAGCTCGTCGAAATCGCCAAGGCGCTCTCGAAAGATGCGAAGATCCTCGTTCTCGACGAACCGACGGCGGCGCTGACAGAATCGGAAGTCGAAACGTTGTTCACGATCCTTCGCGACCTGAAAGCGCGCGGTGTCGGAATGATCTACATTTCGCACAAGCTCGATGAGGTTTTCGAAATGGCCGACCGCATCACGGTTCTGCGCGACGGACGGACGGTCGGGACAAGCAACGCCGCCGAACTGACCAAGGACAAGGTGATTTCTTTGATGGTTGGTCGGGACGTCGGCGACATCTTCCCGATCTCAAGTCACGAGTTCGGTGAAACCGCGCTCGAGGTGCGCAACCTTACCGCTTACGACATCGATCTGCCTTCGAAGAAGTTGGTCGACGATGTTTCGTTTTCGGTGCGAAAAGGGGAAGTTGTCGGAATTGCAGGGCTGATGGGCGCGGGTCGCAGCGAACTTCTGATGTCCGTATTCGGTGCCTGGAACGGGCGTTCGTCGGGCGAATTGATGGTTGAAGGCCGACCGGCGTCGATCAGGACTCCCGCCGACGCGATCGCGAACGGCATCGGATTTGTGACCGAGGACCGCAAACGCTACGGACTCTTGCTTGAACAGACTATCGTCGACAATATGACGCTTGCCGGGCTAAAGCGCATCTCGGGCGCGTTTATGACGCACCGCTCGCGTGAGACGAAGGCCGCGAACGGCGCGATGGAATCGTTGCGGGTCAAAGCCAATTCGCCGCTGACCGTTGCCGGAACGCTTTCGGGCGGCAACCAGCAAAAGGTGGTGCTCGGAAAATGGCTTCTGACGAATCCCAAAGTGCTTTTCCTCGATGAACCGACGCGCGGGATCGATGTCGGCGCGAAACAGGAGATATACGCCGAGATCAATCGCCTTGCACAAGAAGGTCTTGCGATCGTCCTCGTTTCATCGGAACTTCCGGAAGTTCTCGGTCTCGCCGACCGGGTCCTGGTGCTTCACGAGGGAAAGTTGACGGGAGAATTCACCAAGGCCGAAGCGACGCCTGAAAAGGTAATGGCGGCGGCGACCGGTCATCACTGA
- a CDS encoding alpha-amylase, translated as MMQIISRIAIAALLTVVTLTSVDAQRDFSKENARPSPDWVKDAVIYEIFPRNYSQKGDFNSITKDLDRLQKLGVTVLWLMPVHPIGQEKKKGTIGSPYAVRDYYAVNPDYGTAADLKNLIAESHKRGMKVIIDIVANHTSWDSVMMKMKGFHTTNDKGEVIPPIPDWADVADLNYGNPELRKYMIEMLKSWVCDFDLDGFRCDVAGFVPTDFWETARSEVDKIKSDTIWLAEWESPDLLVKAFDLDYSWENHSVLTQVLQNGAPAWAIRKTWEEQRAKFPKGALRMRFSDNHDEKRAIARFGEKGAIAAQALAFTLDGVPMFYNGMEVGDTTESGFPALFEKMPVFWDAAVRRPEFPKFYGSMIELRKNSAAIRRGELTWLRNSDENRVLTFSRKFGSEEVLVAINMTSSPFFGSVEASGVFEELTPAPEKRVIGLPAIALNGFGVRIFRRK; from the coding sequence ATGATGCAGATCATTTCGAGAATCGCTATTGCCGCGCTTTTGACGGTCGTGACGTTGACTTCGGTGGACGCGCAGAGGGACTTTTCAAAAGAAAACGCACGACCTTCGCCGGATTGGGTCAAAGACGCGGTGATCTATGAGATATTTCCGCGGAATTACTCGCAGAAAGGCGATTTCAATTCGATCACGAAAGATCTCGACCGGCTGCAAAAACTCGGCGTCACGGTTTTGTGGCTGATGCCGGTCCATCCGATCGGGCAGGAGAAGAAGAAGGGAACCATCGGGTCGCCCTACGCGGTGCGAGATTACTATGCGGTCAATCCGGATTACGGAACGGCTGCCGATCTCAAGAACCTCATCGCCGAGTCACACAAACGAGGAATGAAGGTCATCATCGACATCGTTGCGAATCACACGAGTTGGGACTCGGTGATGATGAAAATGAAAGGCTTTCATACAACCAACGACAAGGGCGAGGTGATTCCGCCGATTCCTGATTGGGCCGACGTTGCGGATCTCAATTACGGGAATCCCGAACTGCGCAAATATATGATCGAGATGCTCAAATCGTGGGTTTGTGACTTCGATCTCGACGGCTTCCGATGCGACGTCGCCGGATTCGTGCCGACGGATTTCTGGGAGACGGCGCGATCGGAGGTCGATAAGATCAAATCGGACACGATCTGGCTCGCCGAATGGGAATCACCTGATCTGCTTGTGAAAGCGTTCGATCTCGACTATTCCTGGGAGAACCATTCGGTACTGACGCAGGTTCTGCAGAACGGAGCGCCCGCTTGGGCGATTCGAAAGACTTGGGAAGAACAGCGCGCAAAATTTCCGAAGGGCGCGTTGCGAATGAGATTTTCGGACAATCACGACGAAAAGCGTGCGATTGCCCGATTTGGAGAGAAAGGCGCGATCGCCGCGCAGGCTCTTGCGTTTACACTCGACGGCGTGCCGATGTTCTATAACGGAATGGAGGTCGGCGACACGACGGAATCAGGATTTCCCGCGCTCTTCGAGAAAATGCCGGTCTTTTGGGACGCGGCGGTTCGCCGGCCGGAATTCCCGAAGTTTTACGGGTCAATGATCGAACTTCGAAAGAACTCCGCGGCGATCCGGCGCGGCGAATTGACGTGGCTCCGCAATTCGGATGAAAATCGTGTGCTGACCTTTTCACGCAAATTCGGCAGCGAAGAGGTCCTCGTCGCGATCAATATGACGAGTTCGCCTTTTTTCGGTTCGGTCGAGGCTTCGGGGGTCTTCGAAGAATTGACGCCGGCCCCGGAAAAGCGCGTCATCGGCTTGCCGGCGATTGCTTTGAACGGATTCGGCGTCCGGATCTTCCGACGCAAATAG
- a CDS encoding MFS transporter — MSFGFLGIQFGWGLQMANMSPIYKYLGADEGSIGYLWLAGPLTGLLVQPIVGAMSDRTWNRLGRRRPYFLVGAVLASICLILMPNSSAVWMAAGLLWIMDASINITMEPFRAFVGDKLPEEQRTLGFVMQSFFIGIGSTLANALPYILTFLGVVGVMKSGIPYSTLIAFIVGAAAFLIAVLWTVFSTGEYPPENMEEFDRKRNEGNIVGTIVKEIVEAISDMPTTMKQLAVVQFFTWFALPFMWQYYGIAVARHVFGAVDDKSDLFRQGTEWGGVCFAVYNFVCFLIAFAIPPLAEKIGRKGVHIFCLICGGLGLISTYFATGPYFLWLGMAGVGIAWASILSMPYVILAGAIKPERMGVYMGVFNLFIVIPQVTQNLLTPQIYKTVLGGDALNAVMLGGFSMLVAAVSVFIVRDVGAAKIQGTEGAPAGH, encoded by the coding sequence ATGAGTTTCGGATTTCTCGGCATTCAATTCGGTTGGGGCTTGCAGATGGCGAATATGTCGCCGATCTACAAATATCTCGGCGCCGATGAAGGAAGTATCGGCTATCTTTGGCTCGCCGGGCCGCTTACGGGACTTCTTGTCCAGCCGATAGTCGGCGCGATGTCGGACCGCACCTGGAACCGACTCGGACGCCGCCGTCCGTACTTTCTCGTCGGAGCGGTTCTCGCCAGCATCTGTCTGATCCTGATGCCGAATTCTTCCGCGGTTTGGATGGCAGCCGGCCTTTTGTGGATCATGGACGCTTCGATAAACATCACGATGGAACCCTTTCGGGCGTTCGTCGGCGACAAACTGCCGGAAGAACAACGCACACTCGGATTCGTGATGCAGTCGTTTTTTATCGGGATCGGTTCGACGCTCGCCAATGCGCTTCCGTACATACTGACGTTTCTCGGCGTGGTCGGCGTGATGAAGAGCGGAATTCCGTATTCGACCCTGATCGCCTTTATCGTCGGGGCTGCGGCATTTCTGATCGCAGTTCTTTGGACGGTTTTCTCGACCGGCGAGTATCCGCCGGAGAATATGGAGGAGTTCGACCGTAAGCGGAACGAGGGCAACATCGTCGGAACGATCGTCAAAGAGATCGTGGAAGCGATTTCCGATATGCCGACGACGATGAAGCAACTCGCCGTTGTCCAGTTCTTTACGTGGTTCGCGCTGCCGTTTATGTGGCAATACTACGGGATCGCGGTCGCCAGGCACGTTTTCGGCGCGGTTGACGACAAATCGGACCTGTTCCGGCAGGGTACCGAATGGGGCGGAGTGTGTTTCGCCGTTTATAATTTCGTTTGTTTTCTGATCGCGTTCGCGATCCCGCCGCTCGCCGAGAAGATCGGGCGCAAGGGCGTGCATATCTTTTGTTTGATCTGCGGGGGACTTGGGCTGATCTCGACCTATTTCGCCACCGGCCCGTATTTCTTGTGGCTCGGAATGGCCGGCGTCGGAATCGCCTGGGCTTCGATCCTATCGATGCCTTACGTGATCCTCGCGGGCGCCATCAAACCGGAGCGGATGGGAGTTTATATGGGCGTTTTCAATCTGTTCATCGTCATTCCGCAAGTCACGCAGAATCTTCTGACGCCGCAGATCTACAAGACAGTGCTTGGCGGCGATGCGCTCAACGCCGTGATGCTGGGCGGATTTTCAATGCTCGTCGCGGCAGTTTCGGTCTTCATCGTCAGGGATGTCGGCGCGGCCAAGATTCAGGGAACGGAAGGAGCACCTGCGGGACATTGA
- a CDS encoding substrate-binding domain-containing protein: MIVISAAVSLTGCVQGPPQAGGNGGGSNPAGGKKIKIGFAMATVKEERWQRDRDAFKAHCEKLQIDCELTFADNKAEKQLSDVEQLLTKGIDVLVIAPHEATQAAQMVDMAKAKNVPVISYDRLINSDKLDLYISHQVPVIGKKIAEYAFAKAPKGNYVMVYGGSTDNNAVIMKREQLAVLQPAIDKGEIKIVADQFITDWKSEEALKFAENALTQNSDKIDAFVVSNDGMAGGVIAALEKKGLAGKIIVTGQDAEKAALQRIAEGKQSMTVYKPIIPLANAAVEAAIKLAKKEALAEAKPFMNDSIKKEVPAILLEVTVVDINNLIETVIKDGFASFDDVYANVPADKRPAKK, translated from the coding sequence CTGATCGTGATTTCAGCGGCGGTCTCGTTGACAGGTTGCGTTCAGGGGCCGCCGCAAGCCGGCGGAAACGGCGGTGGAAGCAATCCGGCGGGCGGCAAAAAGATCAAGATCGGTTTTGCGATGGCGACCGTCAAGGAAGAGCGTTGGCAACGCGACCGCGATGCGTTCAAGGCGCACTGCGAGAAACTCCAGATCGATTGTGAACTGACCTTCGCCGACAACAAGGCGGAAAAACAACTCAGCGACGTCGAGCAATTGCTGACGAAGGGCATTGACGTCCTCGTTATTGCGCCGCATGAGGCGACGCAGGCCGCGCAAATGGTCGATATGGCAAAGGCGAAAAACGTCCCCGTCATCAGCTACGACCGGCTGATCAACTCGGACAAGCTTGATCTGTACATTTCGCATCAGGTCCCGGTAATCGGCAAGAAGATCGCCGAATACGCGTTCGCCAAGGCTCCGAAGGGCAACTACGTAATGGTTTATGGCGGTTCGACGGACAACAACGCCGTGATTATGAAACGGGAGCAACTCGCAGTGCTCCAACCCGCGATCGACAAAGGCGAGATCAAGATCGTTGCCGATCAGTTCATTACCGACTGGAAATCCGAAGAGGCGCTGAAATTCGCTGAGAACGCCCTGACCCAAAACAGCGATAAGATCGACGCCTTCGTTGTCTCGAACGACGGAATGGCCGGCGGCGTGATCGCGGCGCTTGAAAAGAAGGGCCTTGCCGGAAAGATCATCGTGACCGGTCAGGACGCGGAAAAAGCGGCGCTGCAGCGAATCGCCGAAGGCAAGCAATCGATGACGGTCTACAAACCGATCATCCCGCTCGCGAACGCGGCGGTCGAGGCGGCGATCAAACTCGCCAAGAAGGAAGCACTCGCTGAAGCGAAACCGTTTATGAACGACAGCATCAAGAAAGAGGTGCCGGCGATCCTTCTTGAGGTCACCGTCGTCGACATCAACAACCTTATCGAGACGGTCATCAAGGATGGTTTCGCCAGTTTTGATGATGTCTACGCGAATGTCCCGGCCGACAAGCGACCGGCGAAGAAGTAA
- a CDS encoding ribosome maturation factor RimP gives MGQFSIEAKLREAALTVAEKNGLELVHAEKLGAGKALTVRVFIDKSGGVSHEDCATFSREFGELLDEQDLIPTAYLLEVSSPGLERELYCLADFEKYAGSLAKVKTKTPIGGQKNFRGRIARVEDGTVYFEDKTRGSISFQYESVSKANLEIDLDEELKRQ, from the coding sequence ATGGGCCAGTTTTCGATTGAAGCAAAGCTCCGCGAAGCCGCATTGACTGTTGCGGAGAAGAATGGTCTCGAACTTGTCCACGCCGAGAAACTCGGCGCCGGAAAGGCTTTGACGGTTCGGGTCTTTATCGACAAATCCGGTGGAGTGTCGCACGAAGACTGCGCGACATTCAGTCGCGAATTCGGCGAATTGCTCGACGAACAAGACCTGATCCCGACGGCTTATTTGCTCGAAGTTTCGTCCCCGGGGCTCGAACGCGAGCTTTACTGCCTTGCGGATTTTGAAAAATATGCCGGAAGCTTGGCGAAAGTTAAGACGAAAACGCCGATCGGCGGTCAGAAGAACTTTCGCGGACGCATCGCGCGGGTCGAAGACGGGACGGTCTATTTCGAAGACAAAACGCGCGGCTCCATAAGTTTTCAGTATGAATCCGTCAGCAAGGCGAATCTCGAAATAGACTTGGATGAGGAATTGAAGAGACAGTAA
- a CDS encoding ROK family protein, whose translation MKKVALACDLGGTNLRMAAVEQDGRILFRTKRDTPKSDRADAIVRTMVDSANECRSAIGDSVEIVALAAAVPATVNVAKGVMMKAPNLPSLDGFRMVAAVESELNIRTLIENDATSAALGESWLGASMGYENSIMVTLGTGVGGGIIINGVPLRGPDGTGGEIGHICVEPFGAPCGCGARGCVEQYSSATAVVRLTRDLENQYPKSVLQNKSGLSSLDIYEAGKVGDELALEVFRQMGFYLGIALADLINVLNPEVIVIGGGASAGWDLFIEHVRDQISDRAFREPAMRAKIVRATLGDDAGLLGAARLAFGIS comes from the coding sequence ATGAAAAAGGTCGCATTGGCCTGCGATTTAGGCGGAACAAATTTGAGAATGGCGGCTGTCGAGCAGGACGGACGGATACTCTTCCGCACGAAGCGCGACACACCGAAATCTGACCGGGCCGACGCAATCGTTCGAACGATGGTCGATTCGGCCAACGAATGCCGGAGCGCGATCGGCGATTCAGTCGAGATCGTCGCGCTTGCCGCCGCGGTGCCGGCGACCGTCAACGTTGCAAAGGGCGTGATGATGAAGGCGCCGAACCTGCCGAGCCTCGATGGCTTTCGGATGGTCGCGGCGGTGGAAAGCGAACTGAACATCCGAACATTGATCGAGAACGACGCGACCTCCGCCGCGCTAGGGGAATCGTGGCTCGGCGCATCGATGGGTTACGAGAATTCGATTATGGTGACGCTTGGGACCGGCGTCGGTGGCGGAATCATTATCAACGGCGTGCCGCTCCGTGGGCCTGACGGGACCGGCGGAGAGATCGGCCATATCTGCGTCGAACCGTTCGGAGCGCCTTGCGGGTGCGGCGCGCGCGGATGCGTCGAACAGTATTCGTCGGCCACGGCGGTCGTGCGTCTCACGCGCGATCTCGAAAACCAATATCCGAAGTCGGTCTTGCAGAACAAGTCCGGCTTGAGTTCGCTCGACATTTATGAAGCAGGAAAGGTCGGAGACGAACTGGCGCTCGAGGTTTTCCGTCAAATGGGCTTTTATCTCGGCATCGCGCTTGCAGACCTTATCAACGTTCTGAATCCCGAAGTGATCGTCATCGGTGGCGGAGCGAGTGCCGGTTGGGATCTTTTCATCGAACACGTCCGCGATCAGATCTCGGACCGCGCGTTTCGCGAACCGGCGATGCGCGCCAAGATCGTTCGCGCGACTCTGGGCGACGACGCCGGTCTGCTTGGCGCGGCGAGACTAGCGTTTGGCATTTCTTGA
- the nusA gene encoding transcription termination factor NusA — MTSTIGQNIDILCSEHGLDRELIIEAMKEAVKAAARKQFKNLDRNGDNIQVEWNNDDGDVEISVTKTVVEKSQDPLELSLDEAIEMTGDDEIEIGDMLLIPLSRDELGRIAAQTAKQILVQKVREAVREKVYEEYIDRKGELINGTVKRFERGDMIIDLGNNLEASLPKKEQVRNENWNQGERIRVVIVEITKENKGQQIIVSRTSAELLKRLFEMEVPEIYDDTVVIKSAVREPGDRAKIAVTSNEKDVDPVGACVGMKGSRVQSIIKELRGEKIDIIEWSEEPSVFAANALSPAKVSQVRIIDINRRIMDVIVTEDQLSLAIGKKGQNVRLATRLVGWDINIISEDVIKKEIAKQMGKMMASGEAVPITALEGVSNAQAEDLKEKGITDVEALAAATVDDLVDFLDISLDEAESILAAAAAIVEAKNQQAEEPVTDEAVEGSGEPAAEGEAIAESTAEDEAIAEPTAEDEATAEPMAETPVVDEAAAESDATKGDEHV; from the coding sequence ATGACATCAACTATCGGACAGAATATCGACATCCTCTGCAGCGAGCACGGCCTCGACCGCGAACTGATCATCGAAGCGATGAAAGAGGCCGTCAAGGCGGCGGCGCGCAAGCAGTTCAAGAATCTCGACCGGAACGGCGACAATATTCAAGTCGAATGGAACAACGACGACGGCGACGTCGAGATCTCGGTTACAAAGACCGTCGTTGAGAAATCCCAGGATCCGCTCGAATTGTCGCTTGACGAGGCCATCGAAATGACCGGCGACGACGAGATTGAGATCGGCGATATGCTGCTCATTCCGCTGTCGCGCGATGAACTGGGCCGCATCGCCGCTCAGACCGCGAAACAGATCCTCGTTCAGAAGGTACGCGAAGCGGTCCGTGAAAAAGTTTACGAAGAGTACATCGATCGCAAGGGCGAATTGATCAACGGCACCGTCAAGCGGTTCGAGCGCGGCGATATGATCATTGACCTCGGCAACAACCTCGAAGCGAGTTTGCCTAAAAAGGAGCAGGTCCGGAACGAGAACTGGAATCAAGGGGAACGGATCCGGGTCGTGATTGTCGAGATCACGAAAGAGAACAAGGGGCAGCAGATCATTGTTTCGCGTACGTCGGCCGAACTCCTCAAACGTTTGTTCGAAATGGAAGTTCCGGAGATCTATGACGATACGGTCGTCATCAAGTCGGCTGTCCGTGAGCCGGGCGACCGCGCGAAGATCGCAGTTACGTCGAACGAAAAGGACGTCGATCCGGTCGGCGCGTGCGTCGGTATGAAGGGCTCGCGCGTTCAGTCCATCATCAAGGAACTCCGCGGCGAGAAGATCGACATCATCGAGTGGTCGGAGGAGCCTTCGGTCTTCGCCGCGAACGCTCTGTCGCCGGCGAAAGTCAGCCAGGTGCGCATCATCGATATCAATCGGCGAATAATGGACGTGATCGTCACCGAAGATCAGCTTTCGCTCGCGATCGGCAAAAAGGGCCAGAACGTCCGTTTGGCGACGCGGCTTGTCGGCTGGGATATCAATATCATCTCGGAAGACGTCATCAAGAAAGAGATCGCGAAACAAATGGGCAAGATGATGGCTTCGGGCGAAGCGGTTCCGATCACGGCGCTTGAGGGCGTATCGAACGCGCAAGCCGAAGATCTGAAGGAAAAGGGAATCACCGATGTCGAAGCGCTCGCGGCGGCGACGGTCGACGACCTCGTCGACTTCCTTGATATCAGCTTGGACGAAGCCGAAAGCATTCTCGCGGCTGCGGCGGCGATCGTCGAGGCGAAGAATCAGCAGGCCGAAGAGCCGGTTACGGACGAAGCTGTCGAGGGATCCGGGGAACCGGCCGCTGAGGGTGAAGCCATTGCGGAATCGACGGCCGAGGATGAAGCCATTGCGGAACCGACGGCTGAGGATGAAGCGACCGCGGAACCGATGGCCGAAACGCCGGTTGTGGATGAAGCGGCTGCTGAGAGCGACGCGACTAAAGGCGATGAACACGTTTAG
- a CDS encoding DUF4968 domain-containing protein — protein sequence MQCVQTKASWQAVGNVTRVAQVKTNGVVVETSSRARVSVEFFDIDVVRIRIAPSGKFEREFSYAFDYSQERKTPIVKVSQTPREIVVANAFGAKVSIARSGLLIRVFDENGELVVGDDPRRSTVFDPATGEFNTTKLRRAEVETYYGFGEKAFAGMSRNGEYIVNWNTDTFSYPPGLDPIYQSIPFFYALYQGKAYGVFFNNTFRSFFDMGKTSPDRYSFGANGGELDYFVFTGGKSRSPRKVLEDYANLTGKTPLPPLWALGNQQSRWSYQPEKRVREIADGFRKNKIPADVIYLDIDYMEGFRVFTWDTEKFPDPKKLVSDLRADGFQTVLIIDPGIKTDEKYSTYADGKRAGVFVKNPDGSELNQRVWPGNSAFPDFTDPKARAWWGEQYRKNVEEGIAGFWNDMNEPGVFITEKDERPEIYHHPQKTFPYDTPHAGDGLLDTHRRYHNVFGMQMARASFEGVGKLAPDKRPFILTRAGFAGVQRYSAVWTGDNYAGWDHLALSIPMLANLSVSGVPFVGADVGGFNDMPSGELYARWLQAAALTPFLRSHSVPSAGNKEPWEYGDEFTKINRATVELRYRFLPYIYTLFRDHERTGAPVMRPLWYEFPEDNATYLINDEYLVGRDVLVAPVIRDGARNRGVYLPKGSDWIDWWTGARLEGGKSHSIQAPLDRLPLFLRVGAVIPIQAVVQYTGEMPSAEITLIVAAGIKPGTTENATLFQDAGDGYGYRKSEWRDVRITHRQGSLAIERIGGFRGQKIRYVEAVGIGSEPREVRADGNKIESKFDAGTKRLRIEISDSTKEVVLVR from the coding sequence TTGCAGTGTGTCCAGACAAAAGCCTCGTGGCAGGCAGTTGGAAACGTGACGCGCGTCGCGCAGGTCAAAACAAATGGCGTCGTCGTCGAGACTTCAAGCCGGGCGCGGGTTTCCGTTGAGTTCTTTGATATCGACGTTGTCCGGATCCGGATTGCGCCTTCGGGAAAGTTCGAGCGGGAGTTCTCTTACGCGTTCGATTACTCGCAGGAACGAAAAACCCCGATCGTCAAGGTCTCGCAGACCCCGCGCGAGATCGTTGTCGCGAACGCGTTCGGCGCGAAGGTCTCGATCGCGCGGTCGGGACTTCTGATACGCGTCTTCGACGAGAACGGCGAGTTGGTTGTCGGCGACGATCCGCGGCGGTCGACCGTTTTCGATCCGGCGACGGGCGAGTTCAACACGACAAAACTCCGACGCGCGGAGGTCGAAACGTATTATGGCTTCGGCGAAAAGGCGTTCGCCGGGATGTCGCGCAACGGCGAGTACATCGTCAACTGGAACACCGACACTTTCTCGTATCCGCCCGGACTTGATCCGATCTATCAATCGATCCCCTTCTTTTACGCGCTATATCAGGGAAAGGCCTACGGGGTCTTTTTCAACAACACTTTCCGGTCATTTTTCGATATGGGCAAGACATCGCCGGATCGTTATTCGTTCGGCGCGAACGGGGGCGAACTCGACTATTTCGTCTTTACCGGCGGTAAGTCGAGAAGTCCGAGAAAGGTCCTTGAGGACTACGCGAATCTCACGGGCAAGACGCCGTTGCCGCCGCTCTGGGCGCTCGGCAATCAGCAATCGCGTTGGTCATACCAACCGGAAAAGCGCGTCCGCGAGATCGCTGACGGATTCCGGAAGAACAAGATCCCGGCCGACGTCATCTATCTCGATATCGACTATATGGAAGGCTTTCGGGTCTTCACGTGGGACACAGAGAAGTTTCCGGATCCGAAGAAACTCGTCTCGGATCTCCGTGCCGACGGATTTCAGACGGTGCTCATCATCGATCCCGGAATCAAGACGGACGAAAAATACTCGACATACGCCGACGGAAAAAGGGCCGGTGTCTTCGTGAAGAACCCCGACGGCTCCGAGCTTAACCAGCGCGTTTGGCCGGGAAACTCCGCGTTCCCGGATTTTACGGACCCGAAAGCGAGGGCTTGGTGGGGTGAACAATACCGCAAGAATGTCGAGGAAGGGATCGCGGGGTTCTGGAACGATATGAACGAGCCCGGCGTCTTTATCACCGAAAAGGACGAACGGCCCGAGATCTATCACCATCCGCAGAAGACGTTCCCTTACGACACTCCGCACGCGGGCGACGGTCTGCTCGACACACATCGCCGATATCACAATGTCTTTGGGATGCAGATGGCGCGCGCCAGTTTCGAAGGTGTCGGAAAACTCGCTCCCGACAAACGGCCGTTCATCTTGACCCGGGCCGGTTTCGCGGGCGTGCAGCGTTATTCGGCCGTTTGGACGGGCGACAACTATGCTGGTTGGGATCACCTGGCGTTGTCGATCCCGATGCTTGCGAATCTCAGCGTATCGGGCGTTCCGTTCGTCGGCGCCGATGTCGGCGGCTTCAACGATATGCCGTCCGGTGAACTCTACGCGCGCTGGCTGCAGGCCGCGGCGCTGACGCCGTTCCTGAGATCGCATTCGGTGCCGTCGGCCGGAAACAAGGAACCCTGGGAATATGGTGACGAATTCACAAAGATCAACCGTGCAACGGTAGAACTGAGATATCGGTTCCTGCCTTACATTTACACGCTTTTCCGCGACCACGAAAGAACGGGCGCTCCGGTGATGCGCCCGCTATGGTATGAGTTTCCCGAAGACAATGCGACGTATCTGATCAATGACGAGTATCTGGTCGGGCGGGATGTCCTGGTCGCGCCTGTGATCCGCGACGGCGCGCGCAATCGCGGCGTCTATCTTCCGAAGGGAAGTGATTGGATCGACTGGTGGACCGGCGCTCGTTTGGAGGGCGGAAAATCCCATAGCATCCAGGCGCCGCTTGATCGGCTGCCGTTGTTTCTTCGCGTCGGCGCCGTAATTCCGATACAGGCGGTGGTTCAGTACACGGGCGAGATGCCGTCGGCCGAAATCACTTTGATCGTGGCCGCCGGAATTAAGCCGGGTACGACGGAGAACGCGACGCTGTTTCAGGATGCGGGTGACGGTTACGGATATCGAAAATCGGAGTGGCGCGACGTGCGGATCACGCATCGGCAGGGAAGCTTGGCGATCGAACGGATCGGCGGTTTTCGGGGCCAAAAGATACGATACGTCGAAGCGGTCGGTATCGGTTCCGAACCGCGTGAGGTACGCGCGGATGGAAACAAGATCGAATCCAAATTCGACGCCGGTACGAAGCGTTTGCGGATCGAGATCAGCGACAGCACGAAGGAAGTTGTTTTGGTCAGATGA